The genomic stretch TCGGAGAGCTCGACGGATCGGGAGCTGGTGGCCAGGCTGGTCGACCAGGCGCGAGCCGAAGGGGTGGAGCTGGTCGGTGAGAACGGGCTGCTGGGCCGGCTGACCAAGCTGGTGCTGGAGTCCGCTCTCGAAGGCGAGATCACCGACCATCTCGGCTACGACAAGCACGAGCGCGCTGGCAGCGAGACAGGCAACTCGCGCAACGGGACCCGGTCCAAGACCGTCATCACCGACGTCGGCCCGGTGGAGATCACCGTCCCGCGGGATCGGGACGGCAGCTTCGAGCCGAAGATCGTGCGTAAGCGGCAGCGGCGCCTGTCCGGCGTCGATGAGATGGTCATCTCGCTGGCCGCCAAGGGCCTGACCACCGGCGAGATCTCCGCGCACCTGGCCGAGGTCTACGGCGCCGAAGTCTCTAAGCAGACCATCTCCACCATCACCGACAAGGTGCTGGACGGCATGGCCGAGTGGCAGAACCGGCCGCTCGACGCCGTCTACCCGGTGATCTTCATCGATGCCATCCATGTGAAGCTGCGGGACGGCCAGGTGGCCAACCGGCCGGTCTACGTGGCGATGGCGGTCACCGTCGATGGCGAGCGCGACATCCTCGGCTTGTGGGCCGGCGACGGCGGCGAGGGCGCCAAGTTCTGGCTGCACGTGCTGACCGAGATTAAGAACCGTGGCGTCGCTGATGCGCTGATGGTGGTCTGCGACGGGCTCAAGGGGCTGCCGCAGGCCATCGAGACCGTCTGGCCGCAGGCCGTCGTCCAAACGTGCGTCGTTCACCTGCTGCGTGCCTCGTTCCGGTATGCCGCCCGCCAGCACTGGGACGCCATCGCCAAGGCGCTCAAGCCGGTCTACACCGCGCCGACCGAGGCGGCGGCGCTCGAGCGGTTCTATGAGTTCGCCGAGGTCTGGGGCGGTAAGTATCCGGCGATCGTGAAGTTGTGGGAGGACGCCTGGGCCGAGTTCGTGCCCTTCCTCAACTTCGACACCGAGATCCGCCGGGTGATCTGCTCGACCAACGCCATCGAGTCGGTCAACGCCCGTATCAGGAGGGCGGTCAAGGCCCGCGGCCACTTCCCGAACGAGCAGGCCGCGCTCAAGTGCGTCTACATGGCGATCATGAGCCTGGACCCGACCGGCAAGGGCCGCAAACGCTGGATCACCCGCTGGAAGGCCGCTCTGAACGCCTTCGCCATCACCTTCGAAGGCCGCCTGACCCCGACCACCCGATAGATCAAGTCAAGATCGAGATACACCGATCACTGGACAGACCCTCCTGGGCCGTCGTTTCCCCCTGCCGGGCGATTCGTTGAGCTGAACGAGTGATCGCGGGTGGGGCGGAGGGTACGGTGCGGCAGGACTGGGAGCCGGGGGACCTGATCGAGGTCTGGACGCTGGTCGTCGAGGAGCGTTCGGGCAGCCAGACGCCGACGGTGCGTTCGCGGCGGGCTTGTGCCGAGCGGAGCCGGTCGAGGCACAGGTTGGTGACGACCTTGGTCAGCCATGCTTCCGGCACCTTGATCCGCTGCCGGTCGGCGGCCTGCCAGTGCAGGAACGCATCCTGCACGGCGTCTTCGGCGTCGGCGGCGGAGCCCAGCAGCCGGTGCGCCAGCGAGGTCAGCCGGTTTCGGCTGGCCTCGAACCGACTGGTGTCGAAGCGGTCAGTGGCGGTGCTGTCCACGGCGGACCACCCTAGGCGTGTTTCAGAAGTGAATGGAGGAGTCCGCTGTTCTGAGGTGCCGGATGTCGTAGATCGACAACAGAAGAGGTCTCCGGGCGACGGGCGCGGCCTGAGTGGACATGACTTCTCCTTCAGAAGGGGGAGTTCATCGCCGGGTGAGCGGGGTTTCGGACTCGACGCGGGTCAGCTTTTCCGGATTGCGCACGTAGGAGATGCCGCTGATGCGGGCCTTATCCACACGGACTGCCAGGGCGCCGTCGAGTTCGCCGTTAAGGCGGAGGATGAGTGCCGGGTTGCCGTTCACCACGGTGGATTCACTGGAGCACGTCGAGCAGGCGCTGCGGGTCACCCGTTTCGAGCGCGTACCGAAGCGACTGCAGAGCTGCCCGGGTTTCGCTCTCGGAGACCACCTGGCGTGAGCGGCGGGCACCGATGTGCCCTCGGGCGCGGTGGGCGATCTGGCGGACGGCCGCGGGGCTCTTGCCGACGGCAGCCGCGATCTCGTCGTAGCTGACATCGAAGGCCTCGCGCAGCACGAAGACCTCGCGCTCGGTCGGCATCAGCGTTTCGAGGACGAGCATGAGCGCCATCGACACGCTCTCGGCGAGTTCGACGTCCTCGGCCACGTCCGGCGCGGTGAGCAGCGGCTCCGGCAGCCAGGGGCCGACATACGCCTCCTTGCGCCGCTTCATGGTACGCAGCTGGTCGAGCGAGCGCCGGGTCGTGATCCGGAGCAGGTAGGCGCGCTGGTCGCTCACCTGCGCCTGGTCGACCTTGACCCAGCGCAGCCAGGTTTCCTGCAGGACGTCTTCCGCGTCGACCGCTGATCCGAGCATCTCGTAGGCGACGGTGAACAGCAGATTGCGATGGGCGACGAACGTCTCGGTTGCCGGGTCGGGTGCATTCACAGCAGGGTCCTCGTCGTTCAGCGGACGGCCGGCGCCTTGCCGCGCTTGGCCTGCAGCCGCTCCGGGCGGTTGGGATCCTTGACTTTCCAGGTGTACGAACCCGGCTTGTGTGCCTCGCGCGCCAGGTGCTCGATCAAGCTTCGGTTTCTGGTGTGCGTTCGACTTCTAGACACCGCTTGATCGGACGTTGCGACAGCGTGTGAGGCGGACTCACTCGGCCGAGCTGGGCATGCGGTGCCGAGCTACGAAAGGCCGTGGTAACCGAGGTGGACGGCCAGGGCGGCGGACTCGGTGACGAAGAAGACGGCCCAGCCGACCAGCTTCCGGGAGCCCACCCGGAGGTGGGCGATGAACGCGCCGATGAAGTACAGCTCCAGACCGATAGCGGCGAGCAGCCCCAGCAGCGGCACCGCGAACCCGGCCACCAGCCCCAAAGACCCCGCCGCCAGCAAGCCGCCCAACATCGGTCCCCACGACAGGGGCAGCCGCTTCATCTTCATTTGCGCCTTGGGGTAGTCGTGGCCCATCAGGTAAAAGACGGCGGCGCTGCCGGTGAAGAGGGCGGCCAGGATGGTCACCGTGACGTAAGTGATGAACATGATCTACTTTCCGGGAGGAGTGCTGCGGGATCGTTCTGGCGACACGGCACGTGTCGTGTAGTCAGATGCCGGCACGCTATAGGTCGCATGGCCGAGCTGTCAACACGACACGTGCCGTTTCCTGCTAGGGTCAAAGCCATGTCCACACCGCCGAACCCGCTGCGCCGCAATGAATCCAGCCGCCGGGCCATCCTCGAGGCGGCGTTGCAGCTGTGTGCCGAGGACGGCTACGGGCGGCTGACGATTGAGGCCATCGCCGCCCACGCCGGCGTCAGCAAGAAAACGATCTATCGGTGGTGGCCCTCCAAAGGAGCCGTCATCCTGGAGGCCATCGACGATATGGCGAACCTGCTCGCCGACCACGTCGATACCGGCAACCTCGCCGCCGATTTGCACACCCAGCTGTCTGCCGTCATCGAGTTGCTCACCCCGCCGAACAACTCCGCCATCACCGGGCTCATCGCCGAAGCCCTCCACGACAAAGACCTGGCAAACGACCTCCGGGAACGACTTATCCGGCCGCGCATCACCGCGTTCAAGGAACGCATGCGCATAGCCCAGGCCAGCGGGCAATTGGCCCCCGACGCGGACCTCGACGTCGCCCTCGACCTGATCTACGGTCCCATCTACCACCGGCTCGTCTTCCACCTCGGCATGCCCGACGCTGAGCAACTCCGCACGCTCATCGCGCACGCCCTGCGCGGCATTCAGCCCGCCTGATTCACGCCCTGATCGTGCTGTGGCCACCGAAATCATCGATGAGCTCCAGGGCCTGTTTCAGAGGTCGGGCGAGGGGTCTATGGTGAGGGCTGCGTGTGCTCGAGATGCCTGAACGGTCCAGATGGTGACGTCGGAAGCGACACGGCTCGGGTCGGTTGCGGTGAAGGGTCCGACCGCTTGAAGCGGGCTGACCTGCGGGGAGAGGGCTGTCCGGCAGGCTACTCACTCACGTCTCGGCGCCCTCGCCCGGCAAGAGTGCCGGTCACGCGGTGGACCAAGCGGCCGGATCAGACTTGATCATGTGGCGATTCCCGCAACCCGCCGGAGGCCGGGCTGCCGTCCGGTCTCCGGCGGTCCGGTGCCCGGTCCGGGCTCAGCCGACCCGTGCGGCCCCGGCGCCGGACTCGGCGTCCTCGGTGGTCATCACCTCGGTGGTCATGGAGGTCCAGCGGTCGGCGTGCCGCTTGGTGAGCTCCGCCATGGTGGTGTACTCGAGGTCCTCCAGCGGCAGCCGGTGCGGCTCAAACGGGCCGTGCCGGCGCAGGTAGTCCATGATCTCCCCGGCCTGGTCGCGCGCCCGGTCGAAGGCCGGATCGGCGAACATGTCGCGCGGCCCGATCATTTTCCCGTCGTGGATCTGGAACCCCAGGGCCACGACGCGTGGCGGTCCGTCGAAGCGGGACGGGTGCCCGTGGTCGGTCGAGACCGGCAGGAACGGCGCGTGGTGCGAGCCGCGCATGCAGCCGGCCACGGTGTACGGGAACGCGAACGGCTCCAGAGCCTCCCCCACGGCGGGCAGCCCGGACTGGCAGCGGACGATCATCACGGGGTCGTCCTTGCCGACGTACTTGCCTGCGATGAGGGACAACCGCTGCGTGCTGGTCGCGGCCGCGGTCTCGTCCAGGGTCTTGGACCGGACGCTGTGGATCACGTAGCGGGACGGGGCGCCGATGTACATGAGCATGTCGTACACCTCGGCCGGGCAGTCGAAGGTGATGCGCTTCTCCTGCTGCAGGTCGTAGACCTCGAAAGCGAAGCCGGTGTGCATCTTGGTGTCGATGACCAGGCCGGCCGTGTTGAACGGGTCGGCGAAGATCTTGTACAGCGGAAGGTTCCAGGCTCCCGGTTCGGTCTTGTCGGCCAGGAAGCAGAGGACGGGTTCGGACGGCCGCTCCTGGAACTCCAGTTCGGCGTAGCCGGGGCCCATCCCCCGCAGGTTGCCGGAGAAGGCATCCGACAGCAGGTCCTGGCCCGCTCCATACAGGCCGAGTTCCTTGGCAATGTGCGTGGTGGCCTGGAAGGTGTCCCACGCGAACGAATGGATCAGCGCGGAATCGGCGCCGTAGGTGTGGGTCATGATGAGCGAGATGTCGTCGCCGCAGTTGGCGACGTGCCCGTCGATGAGGAGTCCCGAGTCGATGGCCCGGCCGAGCTCACGGCGGGCCTCGTCCATCATGTCCGGGTGGACGGCTCCGTGGCCGACGAATCCCCCGGTGTCAGCCTTGATGATGCTCAAGGTCGTCATGCCGATCCCTCCTTCAGCTCGCGCTTTCGATCTCGTGACGGCTGCGGCGGACCCCGCCCCGCCCAGCACCTCGGCCGCGGAGCCCTCGGCGGGACATCCCGGTGTATCGCCCGCATGGCCCATCCCAGTTCCAGATCTAGGACAACCACGCGGCGATATGGGTCGATTCTTTATCGATACAACGTAAATTCCTGGCATTGGGGGTTTTGACTTGTGACACCGAGCCCCGGGAACCTTGGTTATGGGCATAATTCGGTCATCGTGGCATATCTTGCCGTGGCTGCACGATAAAATCCCTCTCGAGGTTTCGTTTCATACCTGCAGGTCGGGACTGCATGCCGACGGTTTGACGCAGGAGGTGAACGCGGTGCCCACACCGTATGACGCCACGTGGCCCCGCCGGGACCATTACATGGTGCTCGGGGTCGAACCCTCGGCATCCACAGCGCAGATCACCTCGGCCTACCGCCGCCTGGTGCGTGTGCTGCACCCGGATGCCCGTCCCGCTGGGCCGGCGGCGCGGGATCGGTTCGCCGAGGTGGTCGACGCTTACGCCGTCCTGCGCGACCCCGCCCGGCGCGCGGCCTACGACGCTGAGTTCGGACGCGCTGCTCCAGACGCTGTCAGCGGCCGGCCCGTCCCCGTCAAGGTCACCCGCACGCCAAGCCCGGACACCGGCGTGCCGTCGGCAGCCGGCCGTCGACGGACTCTCGCCGACGTGCTCGGCCTCGGTATGACAATTGATCCATTCCCTGACGTGGGGCCGCGGGCGCATGTGCTCCTGCGGGTGGGCCCGTCCCGGCTTTCGCCGAGCCGCCGGGACAGGCATGACATGCCCCTCCTCGGCTACGACACTCCCTGGGGCACGGCGCACGTCTGGTTGCTGTGAGGCCGAGCCCGGCCGCAGCGGTCCCGCCTCCTTGTCAGGGGGTGAGGAAGGAGGCCTGCGATGACACGACCCGTCGGCATCGACCTGGGAACGACCAACTCGGTCGTCTGCGTGCTGGAAGGCGGTGAGCCGACCGTCGTCACCAACACCGAGGGATCGCGGACGACTCCTTCGGTCGTCGCGTTCGCCAAGACCGGTGAGGTGCTGGTCGGCGAGATCGCCAAGCGGCAGGCGATCACCAACGTGGAGCGCACCGCCCGATCCGTGAAACGCCACATGGGCGATCCGCATTGGCGCTTTCCCGAGACAGACAGCATTGACGGCAAGCGCTACACCGCACAGGAGATCTCCGCCCGGGTGCTGCAGAAGCTGAAGCGCGACGCCGAGGCCTACCTCGGCGAGAGCGTCGCAGACGCCGTCATCACCGTGCCGGCGTACTTCGACGACACGCAAAGAACCGCCACCAAGGAGGCAGGCGAGATCGCCGGCCTGAAGGTGCTGCGGATCATCAACGAGCCGACGGCCGCCGCCCTGGCCTACGGCCTCGACAAGGAGAACGACCAGACCATCCTGGTTTTCGACCTGGGCGGCGGAACGTTCGATGTGTCGCTGCTGTCCATCGGCGAGGGCGTGGTCGAGGTGAAGGCCACCGCCGGTGACACTCACCTAGGCGGCGACGACTGGGACCAGCGCATCGCCGATCACCTGGTCACGCAGTTCAAGAACGGCTACGGGGTGGACCTGTCCAAGGACAAGATGGCGATGCAACGGCTGCGGGAAGCCGCCGAGCGAGCCAAGATCGAGCTGTCCACGGTGACGGAGACCGCGGTCAACCTGCCCTACATCACCGCCTCCGCCGAGGGCGCGCTGCACCTCG from Nonomuraea polychroma encodes the following:
- a CDS encoding IS256 family transposase, producing the protein MSTVIQASTEIDLEDAAVARKKSESSTDRELVARLVDQARAEGVELVGENGLLGRLTKLVLESALEGEITDHLGYDKHERAGSETGNSRNGTRSKTVITDVGPVEITVPRDRDGSFEPKIVRKRQRRLSGVDEMVISLAAKGLTTGEISAHLAEVYGAEVSKQTISTITDKVLDGMAEWQNRPLDAVYPVIFIDAIHVKLRDGQVANRPVYVAMAVTVDGERDILGLWAGDGGEGAKFWLHVLTEIKNRGVADALMVVCDGLKGLPQAIETVWPQAVVQTCVVHLLRASFRYAARQHWDAIAKALKPVYTAPTEAAALERFYEFAEVWGGKYPAIVKLWEDAWAEFVPFLNFDTEIRRVICSTNAIESVNARIRRAVKARGHFPNEQAALKCVYMAIMSLDPTGKGRKRWITRWKAALNAFAITFEGRLTPTTR
- a CDS encoding sigma factor yields the protein MDSTATDRFDTSRFEASRNRLTSLAHRLLGSAADAEDAVQDAFLHWQAADRQRIKVPEAWLTKVVTNLCLDRLRSAQARRERTVGVWLPERSSTTSVQTSIRSPGSQSCRTVPSAPPAITRSAQRIARQGETTAQEGLSSDRCISILT
- a CDS encoding sigma-70 family RNA polymerase sigma factor, with the protein product MNAPDPATETFVAHRNLLFTVAYEMLGSAVDAEDVLQETWLRWVKVDQAQVSDQRAYLLRITTRRSLDQLRTMKRRKEAYVGPWLPEPLLTAPDVAEDVELAESVSMALMLVLETLMPTEREVFVLREAFDVSYDEIAAAVGKSPAAVRQIAHRARGHIGARRSRQVVSESETRAALQSLRYALETGDPQRLLDVLQ
- a CDS encoding DoxX family protein; amino-acid sequence: MFITYVTVTILAALFTGSAAVFYLMGHDYPKAQMKMKRLPLSWGPMLGGLLAAGSLGLVAGFAVPLLGLLAAIGLELYFIGAFIAHLRVGSRKLVGWAVFFVTESAALAVHLGYHGLS
- a CDS encoding TetR/AcrR family transcriptional regulator produces the protein MSTPPNPLRRNESSRRAILEAALQLCAEDGYGRLTIEAIAAHAGVSKKTIYRWWPSKGAVILEAIDDMANLLADHVDTGNLAADLHTQLSAVIELLTPPNNSAITGLIAEALHDKDLANDLRERLIRPRITAFKERMRIAQASGQLAPDADLDVALDLIYGPIYHRLVFHLGMPDAEQLRTLIAHALRGIQPA
- the fbp gene encoding fructose-1,6-bisphosphate aldolase/phosphatase, which gives rise to MTTLSIIKADTGGFVGHGAVHPDMMDEARRELGRAIDSGLLIDGHVANCGDDISLIMTHTYGADSALIHSFAWDTFQATTHIAKELGLYGAGQDLLSDAFSGNLRGMGPGYAELEFQERPSEPVLCFLADKTEPGAWNLPLYKIFADPFNTAGLVIDTKMHTGFAFEVYDLQQEKRITFDCPAEVYDMLMYIGAPSRYVIHSVRSKTLDETAAATSTQRLSLIAGKYVGKDDPVMIVRCQSGLPAVGEALEPFAFPYTVAGCMRGSHHAPFLPVSTDHGHPSRFDGPPRVVALGFQIHDGKMIGPRDMFADPAFDRARDQAGEIMDYLRRHGPFEPHRLPLEDLEYTTMAELTKRHADRWTSMTTEVMTTEDAESGAGAARVG
- a CDS encoding J domain-containing protein — encoded protein: MPTPYDATWPRRDHYMVLGVEPSASTAQITSAYRRLVRVLHPDARPAGPAARDRFAEVVDAYAVLRDPARRAAYDAEFGRAAPDAVSGRPVPVKVTRTPSPDTGVPSAAGRRRTLADVLGLGMTIDPFPDVGPRAHVLLRVGPSRLSPSRRDRHDMPLLGYDTPWGTAHVWLL